A part of Desulfomicrobium baculatum DSM 4028 genomic DNA contains:
- a CDS encoding DMT family transporter gives MEMQKNQKKAYICGLAAVCLWSTVATAFKLSLRHLGPEPLLFYASLTSVLVLLLILVLQGRMGELSRLTFKKARFSLFLGGLNPFLYYLVLIRAYDLLRAQEAQAINYTWAITMSLLAIPLLGQRLRGLQILAMGLGYLGALIISTHGDLLGFEMESPLGFALAMGSTVIWALFWIFGVRDTLDPTLRLLLNFCCGTIYTGAWALLSGISLIPNGPGFLGAVYIGVFEMGVTFVLWMSALRLSRTTAQVSNLIYLAPFLSLFIIHFLVGETIYASTLVGLAFILVGTVVQKFADAHESS, from the coding sequence ATGGAAATGCAGAAGAACCAGAAGAAAGCGTATATTTGCGGACTTGCAGCGGTCTGCCTGTGGTCGACCGTGGCCACGGCCTTCAAGCTGTCGCTACGCCACCTCGGGCCGGAGCCGCTGCTCTTCTACGCCAGTCTGACCTCGGTGCTGGTCCTGCTCCTGATCCTGGTCCTCCAGGGAAGGATGGGAGAACTGTCACGGCTGACATTCAAGAAAGCCCGCTTCTCGCTGTTCCTGGGCGGCCTCAACCCCTTCCTCTACTACCTCGTGCTGATCCGCGCCTACGACCTGCTCCGCGCCCAGGAAGCCCAGGCCATCAACTACACCTGGGCCATCACCATGAGCCTCTTGGCCATACCGCTCCTTGGGCAGCGCCTGCGCGGCCTGCAGATTCTGGCCATGGGCCTCGGTTATCTCGGAGCGCTCATCATCTCCACCCACGGCGACCTGCTGGGATTTGAGATGGAAAGCCCCTTGGGCTTTGCCCTGGCCATGGGCAGCACGGTGATCTGGGCCCTGTTCTGGATTTTCGGAGTCAGGGATACCCTGGACCCGACCTTGCGCCTGCTGCTCAATTTCTGCTGCGGTACGATCTACACCGGGGCGTGGGCGCTCCTGTCCGGCATTTCGCTGATCCCCAACGGACCGGGGTTTCTGGGCGCGGTCTATATCGGCGTCTTCGAGATGGGCGTGACCTTCGTACTCTGGATGTCGGCCCTGCGCCTGTCGCGGACTACGGCGCAGGTCAGCAACCTGATTTATCTGGCTCCGTTTTTGTCGCTCTTCATAATTCATTTCCTGGTTGGCGAGACCATCTACGCTTCCACCCTGGTCGGGTTGGCCTTCATCCTGGTCGGCACCGTGGTGCAAAAATTCGCGGATGCACACGAATCAAGCTGA
- a CDS encoding ABC transporter substrate-binding protein, whose translation MLKRAAFVIACLLCMAAGPALAEEKVLLNGIDANYPPFAYVDQSGKPSGFDVDAVDWIAAKMGFKVKHVPVDWDGIIPNLLAKKIDFICSGMTITAERSEKVNFTAPYWEVKNVFVTKKDSALKAEEIYGKEVTVGMQAGTSEAKWMADEKEKQGWKFTIKLYDSAPMAIEDLVNGRLDAAAMNYPPARDAEKKRPVQIVGIFGEVEPFGAAVRKEDKELLDTLNKGFELLKADPYWEELIAKHLNK comes from the coding sequence ATGCTGAAACGCGCTGCTTTTGTGATCGCCTGCCTCCTGTGCATGGCTGCCGGTCCGGCCCTGGCCGAGGAAAAAGTCCTGTTGAACGGCATCGACGCCAACTATCCTCCGTTCGCCTACGTCGATCAGAGCGGCAAGCCCAGCGGCTTCGACGTGGACGCGGTGGACTGGATCGCGGCCAAGATGGGCTTCAAGGTCAAGCACGTGCCCGTGGACTGGGATGGCATCATTCCCAACCTGCTGGCCAAGAAGATCGACTTCATCTGCTCCGGCATGACCATCACCGCCGAGCGTTCCGAAAAGGTCAACTTCACCGCACCCTACTGGGAAGTGAAGAACGTGTTCGTGACCAAGAAGGATTCCGCGCTCAAGGCGGAGGAAATCTATGGCAAGGAAGTGACCGTGGGCATGCAGGCCGGCACCTCCGAAGCCAAGTGGATGGCCGACGAGAAGGAAAAGCAGGGCTGGAAGTTCACCATCAAGCTGTATGATTCCGCTCCCATGGCCATCGAAGACCTGGTCAACGGCCGCCTTGATGCCGCCGCCATGAACTATCCCCCGGCCCGCGACGCCGAGAAGAAACGCCCCGTGCAGATCGTCGGCATTTTCGGCGAGGTCGAGCCTTTTGGCGCTGCCGTGCGCAAGGAAGACAAGGAACTGCTCGACACGCTGAACAAGGGCTTCGAACTGCTCAAAGCCGATCCCTACTGGGAAGAGCTCATCGCCAAGCACCTGAACAAGTAG
- a CDS encoding amino acid ABC transporter permease, producing MNETVTVLLDAMPYVLQGATVTVIAVVGAMFLGLFIGVPLAVGQVYGPWAVRTLCGLYVWFFRGVPILVLLFLFYFGLFNLVGLNLNAVAAAIIVLGMTSGAYQSQIFRGSILSLSKGQLKAARALGMSDGLAIRSIILPQALRLSIPGWSNEYSIILKDSALAFVLGASEIMARTHFVASRTYQHLPMYVSAAVLYFLLTWAGVIALRALEKRFRIKGYVH from the coding sequence ATGAACGAAACCGTCACCGTCCTGCTGGACGCCATGCCATATGTGCTGCAGGGCGCGACCGTCACTGTGATCGCAGTGGTCGGCGCAATGTTTTTGGGCCTTTTTATCGGCGTGCCTCTGGCCGTGGGGCAGGTTTACGGCCCGTGGGCGGTGCGGACGTTGTGCGGCCTTTACGTATGGTTTTTTCGCGGCGTGCCGATTCTGGTACTGCTTTTTCTTTTCTACTTCGGGCTCTTCAACCTTGTGGGGCTCAATCTGAACGCAGTGGCGGCGGCCATCATCGTGCTCGGCATGACCAGCGGAGCCTATCAGTCACAAATTTTTCGCGGCTCCATCCTGTCCCTGTCCAAAGGCCAGCTGAAAGCGGCTCGGGCCCTTGGCATGTCGGACGGCCTGGCCATCCGTTCCATCATCCTGCCGCAGGCCTTGCGCCTGTCCATCCCCGGCTGGTCCAACGAGTATTCCATCATATTGAAGGATTCGGCCCTGGCCTTTGTGCTCGGGGCGAGCGAGATCATGGCGCGGACGCACTTCGTGGCTTCGCGGACCTATCAGCACCTGCCTATGTACGTCAGCGCGGCAGTGCTTTATTTCTTATTGACCTGGGCCGGGGTCATTGCCCTGCGCGCCCTTGAAAAACGTTTCAGAATAAAGGGTTATGTGCATTAA